From Acetobacteroides hydrogenigenes, one genomic window encodes:
- a CDS encoding protease inhibitor I42 family protein, whose protein sequence is MTKKIILAALMAFILSDGWSKDKPQKAKIPDPKPYYEIRINETITFKMLEHIGGGYVWRWMNRSQTTVVDSLKATRWIPKAEKRKYGGPSYIIWTFKAVRPGVDTLRFEELRVFQRNSTITIKEIAVRVR, encoded by the coding sequence ATGACGAAAAAGATTATACTGGCAGCCCTTATGGCATTCATCCTGTCGGATGGATGGAGTAAGGACAAGCCCCAAAAAGCAAAAATCCCCGACCCGAAGCCGTACTACGAAATTCGCATTAACGAAACCATAACGTTTAAGATGCTGGAGCACATCGGGGGCGGCTACGTTTGGCGCTGGATGAACAGATCCCAAACCACCGTTGTAGATAGCCTGAAGGCAACACGGTGGATTCCTAAAGCGGAAAAGCGCAAGTACGGAGGCCCATCCTACATCATCTGGACGTTTAAGGCCGTAAGGCCAGGAGTAGACACCCTCCGATTTGAGGAGCTGCGCGTATTCCAGCGCAACAGCACCATTACCATAAAAGAAATTGCGGTACGGGTAAGGTAG
- a CDS encoding DEAD/DEAH box helicase: MSNFADLGIEEPYLLALADMGIATPTDIQVKAIPFLIEQGTDFVGQAQTGTGKTAAFGLPLLSKVDAENGRIQGLILAPTRELCQQIAKGLFRFTKYLDKKIFVEAIYGGAKIDQQVANLTRPTHILVATPGRLVDLLTRKAVDLSQVRTAILDEADEMLSMGFKDELEAILNHIPQERATWLFSATLPDGIQAIIDAHMREDAFRIQASKVEVINRGISHHYVITTMRDKLTMLRRFLDGQGENRGVIFCRTRQDVQDLTQQLVERGISADAIHGDLMQKERDKAMRAFKKKRVQILVATDVAARGIDVENLAYVVHYDLPEQVDYYTHRSGRTARAGRKGLSISLVGSNEVHKLQTIEKKLDISIKKVEL; this comes from the coding sequence TTGAGTAATTTTGCCGATTTGGGCATTGAAGAGCCCTACCTACTAGCGTTAGCCGATATGGGAATTGCTACCCCAACCGACATTCAGGTTAAAGCAATACCGTTTTTAATCGAACAGGGAACCGACTTTGTCGGTCAGGCACAAACTGGAACGGGCAAGACGGCCGCTTTCGGGCTCCCGCTCCTTTCCAAGGTCGATGCGGAAAATGGTCGGATACAGGGATTGATCCTAGCACCAACCCGCGAGCTATGCCAGCAGATTGCTAAAGGGCTATTCCGTTTCACCAAGTACTTAGATAAAAAGATTTTTGTTGAGGCCATTTACGGTGGTGCTAAGATCGACCAGCAGGTTGCCAACCTAACACGTCCTACTCATATACTGGTTGCCACGCCGGGTCGTCTTGTCGATCTGCTCACACGTAAGGCCGTAGACCTTTCGCAGGTGCGTACCGCCATCCTCGACGAGGCCGACGAGATGCTGAGCATGGGCTTTAAGGACGAGCTCGAGGCCATCCTCAACCACATCCCGCAGGAGCGCGCCACCTGGCTCTTTTCAGCAACTCTTCCTGATGGTATTCAGGCCATCATCGATGCGCATATGAGAGAGGATGCCTTCCGCATTCAAGCCTCTAAGGTGGAGGTTATCAACCGCGGCATCTCGCACCATTACGTCATCACCACCATGAGGGATAAGCTAACCATGCTTCGCCGCTTCCTAGACGGGCAGGGAGAGAATCGTGGAGTTATCTTCTGCCGCACCCGACAGGATGTTCAGGATCTGACGCAGCAACTCGTCGAACGCGGTATTTCGGCCGATGCCATCCATGGCGATTTGATGCAGAAGGAGCGCGACAAAGCCATGCGCGCCTTCAAGAAAAAGCGCGTGCAGATTCTGGTAGCCACCGATGTTGCAGCACGCGGCATAGACGTCGAGAACCTAGCCTACGTGGTACACTACGACCTTCCCGAGCAGGTAGACTACTACACTCACCGCAGCGGACGTACCGCCCGAGCCGGACGCAAGGGACTGTCGATTTCATTGGTAGGAAGTAATGAGGTTCATAAGCTGCAGACCATCGAAAAGAAGCTAGACATAAGCATTAAAAAGGTGGAACTGTAA
- a CDS encoding VF530 family protein — protein sequence MEQKNNPLHGKTLEAILTELQTRYGWEGLAIRININCFKENPSIKSSLKFLRRTPWAREKVEALYLHSMKR from the coding sequence ATGGAGCAAAAGAACAATCCGCTACACGGCAAAACCCTAGAGGCTATCCTTACTGAACTGCAAACCCGCTACGGATGGGAAGGACTTGCAATTCGCATCAACATAAACTGCTTTAAGGAAAACCCCAGTATCAAGTCGAGCCTGAAGTTTCTGCGTCGTACTCCTTGGGCGCGGGAGAAGGTGGAGGCGCTATACCTGCATTCGATGAAGAGGTGA
- a CDS encoding dipeptidase: MKKIVLSLATLLLLQAQQSNACTSYLVTKGASKDGSAMISYAADSHVRYGELYFRPAKDYPAGTMVSLFDRGSSKPLGQIPQVAHTYSVVGMMNEYQVAIGESTFGGRSELDDSTGTIDYGSLMFLALQRSKTAREAIKVMTELVDRYGYFGAGESFSIGDPNEVWILEMTGKGTSWATDKKTKARYNKNKGALWVAIRIPDGYISAHANQARITTFPLENGKTSISFKNIDKIFEPEVEVVYANDVISFAREKKWFSGTDAEFSFSDTYAPLDFGAARFSEFRVWAMFNSACDGMDQYLDYVTGKNLSHRMPLYVKPNRKLSPRDLMSFKRNHLEGTEFDMSQDVGAGPHALPYRWRPMTWKYNGKEYFHERTTATQQTGFSFIAQMRSWLPNAIGGISWFGVDDAASCVYVPFYCGMTRVPECWAEGNGDMLTYSPTAAFWAFNRVSNFAYLRYDVISKDIKKLQKEMEDRNELFVKATDAAAAELYKSSPDEAREYITNFSVDLGNNTVKRWVDFSNYLLVKYIDGNIKKEKDGKFLRNPYGFPASPIQPELPDYWKKTIIDQTGSKFEVLK, translated from the coding sequence ATGAAAAAAATAGTACTGTCTCTGGCTACGCTATTGCTGCTGCAAGCGCAGCAATCCAACGCCTGTACCAGCTACCTTGTAACCAAAGGAGCATCTAAGGATGGCTCTGCTATGATATCCTATGCGGCCGACTCACACGTTCGCTACGGCGAGCTCTACTTCCGTCCCGCCAAGGATTACCCAGCCGGAACAATGGTTTCGCTCTTCGATCGTGGCTCAAGCAAGCCTCTAGGACAAATTCCTCAAGTAGCGCACACCTATTCTGTAGTCGGGATGATGAACGAATACCAAGTTGCCATTGGCGAAAGCACCTTTGGAGGCCGCTCCGAACTCGACGATTCAACAGGAACCATCGACTATGGCAGCTTAATGTTCCTAGCCTTGCAGCGCTCAAAAACGGCTCGCGAAGCAATCAAGGTTATGACCGAACTTGTAGATAGGTATGGATACTTTGGTGCTGGCGAATCGTTCTCTATAGGCGACCCTAACGAGGTTTGGATTCTGGAGATGACAGGGAAAGGAACCAGCTGGGCTACCGATAAGAAAACAAAGGCAAGGTATAACAAGAACAAAGGAGCACTGTGGGTAGCTATTCGCATTCCCGACGGATACATCAGCGCACACGCCAACCAAGCCCGCATCACAACTTTCCCATTAGAGAATGGAAAAACCTCCATCAGCTTCAAGAATATTGACAAAATTTTCGAACCAGAGGTTGAGGTGGTTTACGCCAACGACGTCATTAGCTTCGCTCGCGAAAAGAAGTGGTTCTCCGGCACCGATGCCGAGTTTAGCTTCTCAGACACCTATGCGCCTTTGGATTTTGGAGCAGCCCGCTTTAGCGAATTCCGAGTTTGGGCAATGTTCAACTCGGCATGCGACGGAATGGACCAGTATCTCGACTACGTTACAGGCAAAAACCTTAGCCACCGCATGCCCCTTTACGTAAAGCCAAACCGCAAGCTATCGCCTCGCGACCTTATGAGCTTCAAGCGCAACCACCTCGAAGGAACAGAATTCGACATGAGCCAAGATGTTGGTGCAGGACCGCATGCACTACCCTACCGCTGGCGCCCTATGACCTGGAAGTATAACGGGAAAGAGTACTTCCACGAGCGAACCACCGCAACCCAGCAAACCGGATTCTCGTTCATCGCTCAAATGCGCTCGTGGCTACCCAACGCCATTGGGGGCATTAGCTGGTTTGGGGTAGACGATGCCGCATCGTGCGTATATGTACCATTCTACTGTGGCATGACCCGTGTGCCCGAATGCTGGGCCGAAGGTAATGGCGACATGTTAACCTACTCTCCCACCGCAGCCTTTTGGGCCTTCAACCGTGTATCCAACTTTGCCTACCTTCGCTATGATGTCATCAGCAAGGACATAAAAAAGTTGCAGAAAGAAATGGAAGATCGCAACGAATTGTTTGTAAAGGCTACCGATGCAGCAGCAGCCGAACTTTACAAAAGCAGTCCCGACGAAGCTCGCGAATACATTACCAACTTCTCTGTTGATTTAGGGAATAACACCGTAAAGCGCTGGGTTGACTTCTCGAACTACCTACTTGTAAAGTATATTGATGGTAATATCAAAAAGGAGAAGGACGGCAAGTTCTTGCGTAATCCCTACGGATTTCCTGCATCTCCAATCCAACCTGAGCTACCCGACTACTGGAAGAAAACCATCATCGACCAAACTGGAAGTAAGTTTGAGGTGTTGAAGTAG
- a CDS encoding C1 family peptidase, with the protein MKKIGFILSTSLAVLCIVALAFVSCQKENDANVETKAQPVTHQLGCLMLPTEKYMGIELKDAPTSLLKAAPTVLTLNTPPVGDQGSEGSCVAWGTTYAGRSISWQAANPATWSYSVNIFSPEYTYNQIKASDCASGSYVTRGLDLLVSQGAVPWSIMPYSDVNGCSLMPTADQKAIAANYKIASYNRISITSAAIKAALVSGKPVVVGGPVNRAFMYLSGATVLTKFSGSSMGGHCYCVVGYDDSKQAFKVQNSWGTTWGTNGFGYIGYNYVAKWFQEAYVLN; encoded by the coding sequence ATGAAAAAGATCGGATTTATTTTAAGCACATCTTTGGCTGTTCTCTGTATTGTAGCCTTGGCTTTTGTTTCTTGTCAGAAAGAAAACGATGCAAATGTTGAAACAAAAGCTCAACCTGTGACCCACCAGCTTGGCTGTTTGATGCTTCCTACTGAAAAGTATATGGGCATTGAACTTAAGGATGCTCCAACTTCGTTGCTAAAAGCTGCTCCAACTGTGCTTACCCTAAATACGCCTCCTGTTGGCGATCAAGGTAGCGAGGGTAGCTGTGTAGCTTGGGGAACAACCTATGCTGGTCGTAGTATCAGCTGGCAAGCTGCTAATCCTGCAACTTGGAGCTATTCTGTAAATATTTTTAGCCCCGAATACACGTACAACCAAATTAAGGCTAGCGATTGCGCTAGTGGTTCGTACGTTACTAGAGGTTTGGATTTGTTGGTTTCTCAAGGTGCTGTACCTTGGAGTATCATGCCTTACAGCGATGTGAATGGCTGTAGCCTTATGCCAACTGCCGACCAAAAGGCAATTGCTGCCAACTATAAGATTGCAAGCTACAACCGTATCAGCATTACTTCTGCTGCTATTAAAGCGGCTCTAGTTTCTGGTAAGCCAGTTGTTGTTGGCGGACCTGTAAATAGGGCATTTATGTACCTGTCTGGAGCAACCGTACTTACTAAGTTCTCTGGCTCTTCTATGGGAGGTCACTGCTACTGTGTTGTTGGGTACGACGATAGCAAGCAAGCATTCAAGGTTCAAAACTCTTGGGGCACCACTTGGGGTACCAATGGCTTTGGCTATATTGGCTATAACTATGTTGCCAAATGGTTCCAAGAAGCTTACGTTCTAAACTAA
- a CDS encoding C1 family peptidase: MKKTRIVVMSVAAAAFLVAAIVVSCQKEDGTNADGNLQPVTHQLGCLMLPTEMYMGITLTDAPVSLLKAAPTVLNLNVPPVGDQGGEGSCVAWGTTYAGRSINWQASHPDSWSKSVNIFSPEYVYNQIKATSSCASGAYVTDGLKLLVNEGVVPWNVMPYTDVSCSLMPTADQEATAATYKVASYGRVSITADAIKAALVSGKPVIVGGPVNSAFMYLRSGAVLGKFTGRSLGGHCYCVVGYDDSKQAFKFMNSWGPSWATSGFGYISYKYVKSWFQEAYVLN, encoded by the coding sequence ATGAAAAAGACAAGAATCGTTGTAATGAGCGTGGCAGCTGCTGCTTTCCTAGTAGCCGCTATCGTTGTTTCCTGCCAAAAGGAGGATGGAACAAATGCCGATGGTAATCTACAACCTGTAACCCATCAGCTGGGCTGCTTAATGCTTCCTACCGAAATGTACATGGGCATTACCTTAACGGATGCTCCTGTTTCGCTGCTTAAGGCTGCTCCTACTGTTTTAAACCTAAACGTTCCTCCTGTTGGCGATCAGGGTGGAGAGGGTAGCTGCGTTGCATGGGGAACAACCTATGCCGGACGTAGCATCAACTGGCAAGCCTCGCATCCCGATAGCTGGAGCAAGTCGGTTAACATCTTTAGCCCCGAGTACGTTTACAATCAGATTAAGGCAACCAGCAGCTGCGCCTCCGGAGCCTACGTTACCGATGGCCTCAAGCTTCTGGTAAACGAGGGCGTTGTTCCTTGGAACGTTATGCCGTATACCGATGTTAGCTGCAGCCTTATGCCAACTGCCGATCAGGAAGCTACTGCGGCTACCTATAAGGTGGCCAGCTACGGCCGTGTTAGCATTACTGCCGATGCCATTAAGGCTGCGCTAGTTTCTGGCAAGCCTGTTATTGTGGGTGGTCCTGTAAATAGCGCGTTCATGTACCTCCGCAGCGGGGCTGTACTCGGTAAGTTTACCGGCAGATCGCTAGGCGGCCACTGCTACTGCGTGGTTGGCTACGACGATAGCAAGCAAGCCTTCAAGTTTATGAACTCGTGGGGGCCATCTTGGGCTACAAGTGGATTTGGATACATCAGCTACAAGTATGTTAAGAGCTGGTTCCAGGAAGCCTACGTGCTTAACTAG
- a CDS encoding DUF6261 family protein — protein MEKSLSLFRLNTSMLAAYGSELVHILTSPSLESYRTNEHIAIFLQKHAQYTSSFTVMRRSNEPIRKFDRNRDRAFLRLRYLIVAALYSSNEDDVRRAKLLMGIIKSCGNRLNAKRDLKETMDIQLLLLRLGTESASSAIEGLGLKEAVTGLESAQSLFYEASKRKIYQKNELQQTPPPSSIKKEYEAAIREIWLFVEGMSVIAPSEAWTRALASIEAKNSEYRAKMKHQKTFREKKKAKPTEEGNA, from the coding sequence ATGGAAAAATCGCTTTCGCTGTTCAGGCTTAACACGTCCATGCTCGCCGCCTACGGTAGCGAGCTGGTGCACATCCTAACCAGCCCCTCGTTGGAGAGCTATAGAACCAACGAGCACATCGCCATTTTTTTGCAGAAGCATGCCCAGTACACCAGCTCGTTTACGGTGATGCGAAGATCAAATGAGCCTATTCGGAAGTTCGACCGCAACCGCGACCGGGCGTTTCTACGCCTGCGCTACCTTATCGTTGCGGCGCTCTACTCCTCCAATGAGGATGATGTACGTAGAGCCAAGCTGCTGATGGGCATCATCAAAAGCTGCGGCAACCGGCTCAACGCCAAGCGCGACCTAAAGGAAACGATGGACATCCAGCTGCTGCTCCTGCGCCTAGGCACCGAAAGCGCCTCCAGCGCCATCGAGGGTCTGGGACTAAAGGAGGCTGTTACCGGGCTCGAAAGCGCACAATCGCTATTCTACGAAGCGTCCAAACGAAAAATCTACCAAAAGAACGAGCTGCAGCAAACGCCCCCGCCCTCATCCATAAAAAAAGAGTACGAGGCAGCCATCCGAGAAATCTGGCTGTTTGTTGAGGGGATGTCGGTCATTGCCCCCAGCGAGGCGTGGACACGTGCCCTGGCGAGCATCGAAGCCAAGAACAGCGAGTACCGGGCCAAGATGAAGCACCAAAAGACGTTCCGCGAGAAGAAAAAGGCAAAACCTACCGAAGAAGGTAACGCATAA